A genome region from Chloroflexia bacterium SDU3-3 includes the following:
- a CDS encoding GNAT family N-acetyltransferase has protein sequence MIEITPFAPQHAAGVVDVILPIQQAEFAIPITIEAQPDLLDIPGFYQRGAGNFWVALDGGDVVGTLALLDIGGGQAALRKMFVRASHRGGGLGVSRLLLEALLAWCGQQGVREVFLGTTAKFLAAHRFYEKNGFAEITRDTLPPSFPVMAVDTKFYRRAI, from the coding sequence ATGATTGAAATTACTCCGTTTGCGCCGCAGCACGCCGCCGGTGTGGTGGATGTGATCCTGCCCATCCAGCAGGCCGAGTTCGCGATCCCGATCACCATCGAGGCCCAGCCCGATCTGCTGGACATCCCCGGCTTCTACCAGCGCGGCGCTGGCAACTTTTGGGTGGCGCTGGATGGCGGCGATGTGGTGGGCACGCTGGCCCTGCTCGATATCGGCGGGGGGCAGGCCGCGCTGCGCAAGATGTTCGTGCGGGCCAGCCACCGTGGCGGCGGGCTGGGCGTCTCGCGCTTGCTGCTCGAAGCCCTGCTGGCCTGGTGTGGCCAGCAGGGCGTGCGCGAGGTGTTTCTGGGCACCACCGCGAAGTTTTTGGCCGCCCACCGTTTTTACGAGAAGAATGGGTTCGCCGAGATCACGCGAGACACGCTGCCCCCATCCTTCCCGGTGATGGCGGTGGACACCAAGTTCTACCGCCGTGCGATCTAG
- a CDS encoding sigma-70 family RNA polymerase sigma factor: MHEHEAIARLQRGDIAGLEELVRRHQYQAVRAATLITRDRATAEDVVQSAFLRIVSSIQQFDASRPFGPWFMRIVVNDTLKELQRRDRQTTLDAQDADGRAALDALPSDEIGPEQLLAQGETREAVAHALGQLTPLQRVAVVQRYYLGMSEAEMAQRGGTSHGAVKLRLFGARERLRKLLGPLWNESAQSNEEKLI, from the coding sequence ATGCACGAACATGAGGCGATAGCACGACTTCAGCGTGGCGACATCGCCGGGCTAGAGGAGCTGGTGCGACGCCACCAATACCAGGCGGTGCGAGCCGCCACCCTGATCACCCGTGACCGCGCCACAGCGGAGGATGTCGTCCAGTCGGCATTCCTTCGCATCGTCAGCAGCATCCAGCAGTTCGACGCCAGCCGGCCCTTCGGCCCGTGGTTCATGCGGATCGTGGTCAACGACACGCTCAAGGAGCTGCAGCGGCGCGACCGCCAGACCACGCTCGACGCCCAAGATGCGGATGGCCGCGCCGCGCTCGACGCGCTGCCCAGCGACGAGATCGGCCCCGAGCAGCTGCTGGCCCAGGGCGAGACCCGCGAGGCCGTGGCCCACGCGCTGGGCCAGCTCACGCCGCTGCAGCGGGTCGCCGTGGTGCAGCGCTACTACCTGGGCATGAGCGAGGCCGAGATGGCGCAGCGCGGCGGCACCAGCCACGGCGCGGTGAAGCTGCGGCTGTTCGGGGCCAGGGAGCGGCTGCGCAAGCTGCTGGGGCCACTGTGGAATGAATCAGCGCAGAGCAATGAGGAGAAACTGATATGA
- a CDS encoding MarR family transcriptional regulator, translating into MSIYLTINKIDILQNSRYNQPTMKKQTTTTSISEREELTQLLLATFPQLKQALATQHAQLGADTPTLGQIQMLGQLLGQPITLGTLAERCRITRQGASLQVQQLVERGWVRRIPDSNDRRSALLAATDEGRTHCIASRSALLAAFAQRLAPLAPEEAAALRLALHALQRIFAQPDDA; encoded by the coding sequence ATGTCAATATACTTGACAATCAATAAGATTGACATTCTACAAAATAGCCGCTACAATCAGCCAACCATGAAAAAGCAGACCACAACAACCTCCATATCCGAGCGTGAAGAGCTTACCCAGCTGCTGCTGGCTACCTTCCCTCAGCTCAAACAGGCGCTGGCCACGCAGCACGCCCAGCTGGGTGCCGACACGCCGACGCTCGGCCAGATCCAGATGCTGGGACAGCTGCTTGGGCAGCCGATCACGCTTGGCACGCTGGCCGAGCGCTGCCGCATCACCCGCCAGGGCGCGAGCCTGCAGGTGCAGCAGCTGGTCGAGCGCGGCTGGGTGCGGCGCATCCCCGACTCAAACGACCGCCGCAGCGCCCTGCTGGCCGCCACCGACGAGGGCCGCACCCACTGCATCGCATCCCGCAGCGCTCTGCTGGCAGCCTTCGCACAGCGACTTGCGCCCCTCGCCCCCGAGGAGGCCGCCGCGCTCCGGCTCGCGCTCCACGCGCTCCAGCGCATCTTCGCGCAGCCCGATGATGCCTAG
- a CDS encoding DUF4157 domain-containing protein, with product MDAAMPRRPRQGDSPLVALDAAQPTATAAEAPASAYADRPFAPPASAVEQPQSLPESFSFAHIPLSAAGQGVALQPSLRVSAPGDRFEQEADAVAAQVMRAPAATPPPVSAVGQGGAGVAATPQVEQQIGQLRGGGSPLPSGDRSFFEQRIGADFGHVRVHTGDQAAMVARQINARAFTVGSDIGFDRGEYAPGTSAGRELLAHELTHTMQQTGGVATKRVQRKAPEGASQAAEAAPPEAKAAAPEVASEQADMPDEVAGVEVAVEQKPPAGAAEAAAAAVGEPGSPVQKGLAKAAAAGPAKQIEGQQQKLQKQTEDGAAKGQQEESASEAKPNDAAGQLDAASAGGKAQLDADVAQAHGQAVDASNALAATQAEAGQAAKGVVPMAPLNMNAVLQQAGYDPTPVEEPEAKAGQAPAPDQDADSGLVSLDVEGGQAELEKIRAQAQSMVSGFMVGATGRVQGALSLGHTIPDRINAPVAAAQSAIAAGVQKQRAAISGRFAQARSDAEAKAAAQRAQIESQYSAAVASIQAGSSQALQQIDTGSQQAAQQIQQQSTGYIQSLGQRYAQAAQRCRDLGQQIGGEAMAIGETMAAGYLSQKINRSDSLLDGHLTDNRCEARAKAAREVASAYQKQLVENANAQAGQMNVGQQHDAQAFTAIVTQSTATLGQQQQALRQQIQAAAADAQQKAAQLRTSMLGSVGQSLAQTIGSLNAQEAAQLQSASTVGQQQSAAVAAVGKSTIASMQHAISETVGGLKKTLADVPNIYSQTQVPDLQKLNETLDATMAQIDGSVTALQKSIDSSMITAEQHFTQQSADALQALADVGNHAASIAASSVGSFSASMAQLQSSAKTGFHQVQESFTKTAKGIEKTASDGFAKAVKDADQSFKTVSKNIDTGLADGTTRLEKALRSSLADMRGKIQQEADAAAAKVQPRWKGIAKIALVVVVTLAVALVIGPAVIGVVGAAAGTLSFVGGTAAAIIGETVGGALAWGAASAIIQMGNNLIDGKSVLDMSVLKAFGTGALGGAIGGAVGGAVSWATAGATTLKVVVASVVGNSAVGGLNELISHGTDGHFVSALVAGAITGLLGTGAKGLIGKMQESFKREVVEKVTTVVTDVVSKAVTKLMTTDDKISVTDVIQWSLISGIKNGVKLSGKYKPTDPSAAQAAGQKPGQVADASQKWGRSFFPEGQKKIDDRKAEIDNSKKAAAPAADANAKAPDANAKAPDTSVKAPDANAKAPDANVKAPDTSAKAPDTGAKTGDTAAAPPKTSAPPPAAKVTGADIARSQNRPDAPSGYHWAKQGDDAIIKRNPGSAGTLPQLKYDKDTNDFVEVK from the coding sequence CGCCGCCGGTGAGCGCGGTGGGCCAGGGCGGCGCGGGCGTGGCGGCCACGCCCCAGGTCGAGCAGCAGATCGGCCAGCTGCGCGGCGGCGGCAGCCCGCTGCCCAGCGGCGACCGCAGCTTCTTCGAGCAGCGCATAGGGGCCGATTTCGGCCACGTGCGGGTGCACACGGGCGATCAGGCGGCCATGGTGGCGCGGCAGATCAACGCGCGGGCTTTCACCGTGGGCAGCGACATCGGCTTCGACCGTGGCGAGTACGCCCCCGGCACCAGCGCGGGCCGCGAGCTGCTGGCCCACGAGCTGACCCATACCATGCAGCAGACCGGCGGCGTGGCCACCAAGCGCGTGCAGCGCAAGGCCCCCGAGGGCGCATCCCAGGCCGCCGAGGCTGCGCCGCCCGAGGCCAAGGCCGCCGCCCCCGAGGTCGCCAGCGAGCAGGCCGACATGCCCGACGAGGTGGCCGGGGTCGAGGTGGCGGTCGAGCAGAAGCCGCCAGCGGGGGCCGCCGAGGCGGCGGCTGCGGCGGTGGGCGAGCCGGGCAGCCCGGTGCAGAAGGGCCTTGCGAAGGCCGCTGCCGCTGGTCCGGCCAAGCAGATCGAGGGCCAGCAGCAGAAGCTGCAGAAGCAGACCGAGGATGGCGCGGCCAAGGGTCAGCAGGAGGAATCGGCCAGCGAGGCCAAGCCCAACGATGCCGCTGGCCAGCTCGACGCGGCCAGCGCCGGGGGCAAGGCCCAGCTCGACGCCGATGTGGCCCAGGCCCACGGGCAGGCGGTAGATGCCAGCAACGCGCTGGCCGCCACCCAGGCCGAGGCCGGGCAGGCCGCCAAGGGCGTGGTGCCCATGGCCCCGCTCAACATGAACGCGGTGCTGCAGCAGGCGGGCTACGACCCCACCCCCGTGGAGGAGCCGGAGGCCAAGGCGGGGCAGGCCCCCGCGCCCGATCAGGATGCCGACAGCGGCCTGGTGTCGCTGGATGTCGAGGGCGGCCAGGCCGAGCTTGAGAAGATCCGCGCCCAGGCCCAGTCCATGGTCAGCGGCTTTATGGTGGGCGCGACAGGCCGCGTGCAGGGCGCGCTCTCGCTGGGCCACACCATCCCCGACCGCATTAACGCGCCGGTCGCCGCCGCCCAGAGCGCGATCGCGGCGGGCGTGCAGAAGCAGCGGGCCGCGATCAGCGGGCGCTTCGCCCAGGCCCGCAGCGACGCCGAGGCCAAGGCCGCCGCCCAGCGCGCCCAGATCGAGTCGCAGTACAGCGCGGCGGTCGCCTCCATCCAGGCTGGCTCCTCGCAGGCGCTCCAGCAGATCGACACCGGCTCGCAGCAGGCTGCCCAGCAGATCCAGCAGCAGAGCACGGGCTACATCCAGTCGCTCGGCCAGCGCTACGCCCAGGCCGCCCAGCGCTGCCGCGACCTCGGCCAGCAGATCGGCGGCGAGGCTATGGCCATCGGCGAGACCATGGCGGCGGGCTACCTGAGCCAGAAGATCAACCGCTCCGACAGCCTGCTCGATGGCCATCTGACTGACAACCGCTGTGAGGCCCGCGCTAAGGCTGCCCGCGAGGTGGCCAGCGCCTACCAGAAGCAGCTGGTGGAGAACGCCAACGCCCAGGCCGGCCAGATGAACGTGGGCCAGCAGCACGACGCCCAGGCCTTCACCGCGATCGTCACCCAGTCCACCGCCACGCTGGGCCAGCAGCAGCAGGCGCTGCGCCAGCAGATCCAGGCGGCGGCGGCGGATGCCCAGCAGAAGGCCGCGCAGCTGCGCACTAGCATGCTCGGATCGGTCGGCCAGAGCCTGGCCCAGACCATCGGCTCGCTCAACGCCCAGGAGGCCGCCCAGCTGCAGAGCGCCTCGACGGTGGGCCAGCAGCAGAGCGCGGCGGTGGCGGCGGTGGGCAAGAGCACCATCGCCTCGATGCAGCACGCGATCAGCGAGACGGTGGGCGGCCTGAAGAAGACCCTGGCCGATGTGCCGAACATCTACAGCCAGACCCAGGTGCCCGACCTGCAGAAGCTGAACGAGACGCTCGACGCGACCATGGCCCAGATCGACGGCAGCGTGACCGCGCTGCAGAAATCGATCGACAGCAGCATGATCACCGCCGAGCAGCATTTTACCCAGCAGAGCGCCGACGCGCTCCAGGCACTGGCCGATGTGGGCAACCACGCCGCCTCGATCGCGGCCTCCTCGGTCGGCTCGTTCTCGGCCAGCATGGCCCAGCTGCAGTCGAGCGCCAAGACCGGCTTCCACCAAGTGCAGGAGTCGTTCACCAAGACGGCCAAGGGCATCGAGAAGACCGCCAGCGATGGCTTCGCCAAGGCGGTGAAGGATGCCGACCAGTCGTTCAAGACGGTGAGCAAAAATATTGATACCGGCCTGGCCGATGGCACCACCCGTCTAGAGAAGGCGCTGCGCTCCAGCCTAGCCGACATGCGCGGCAAGATCCAGCAGGAGGCCGACGCGGCGGCGGCCAAGGTGCAGCCGCGCTGGAAAGGCATCGCCAAGATCGCCCTGGTGGTGGTGGTCACGCTGGCGGTGGCGCTGGTGATCGGCCCGGCGGTGATCGGCGTGGTGGGCGCTGCGGCGGGCACGCTCTCGTTTGTGGGCGGCACGGCGGCGGCGATCATCGGCGAGACAGTGGGCGGCGCGCTGGCCTGGGGCGCGGCCAGCGCCATCATCCAGATGGGCAACAACCTGATCGACGGCAAGAGCGTGCTGGACATGAGCGTGCTCAAGGCCTTTGGCACCGGCGCGCTGGGCGGGGCGATCGGCGGCGCGGTGGGCGGCGCGGTCAGCTGGGCCACAGCGGGCGCGACCACCCTGAAGGTGGTGGTTGCCAGCGTGGTCGGCAACTCGGCGGTGGGCGGCCTCAACGAGCTGATCAGCCACGGCACCGATGGCCACTTCGTCAGCGCGCTGGTGGCGGGCGCGATCACCGGCCTGCTGGGCACCGGGGCCAAGGGCCTGATCGGCAAGATGCAGGAGAGCTTCAAGCGCGAGGTGGTCGAGAAGGTCACGACGGTCGTCACCGACGTGGTCAGCAAGGCGGTGACCAAGCTGATGACGACCGATGACAAGATCTCGGTGACGGATGTCATTCAGTGGTCGCTGATATCGGGTATTAAGAACGGTGTCAAGCTCTCGGGCAAGTACAAGCCGACCGACCCGAGCGCGGCCCAGGCGGCTGGGCAGAAGCCCGGCCAGGTGGCCGACGCCAGCCAGAAGTGGGGCCGCAGCTTCTTCCCCGAGGGCCAGAAGAAGATCGACGACCGCAAGGCCGAGATCGACAACAGCAAGAAGGCTGCGGCCCCGGCTGCCGATGCCAACGCCAAGGCGCCAGATGCTAACGCCAAGGCCCCGGACACAAGCGTGAAGGCCCCCGATGCCAACGCCAAGGCCCCCGATGCCAATGTCAAAGCTCCCGACACAAGCGCGAAAGCCCCGGACACGGGCGCGAAAACTGGCGATACTGCCGCCGCGCCGCCGAAGACCAGCGCGCCGCCGCCCGCCGCCAAGGTGACGGGGGCCGACATCGCCCGCAGCCAGAACCGCCCCGATGCGCCATCGGGCTACCACTGGGCCAAGCAGGGCGACGACGCGATCATCAAGCGCAACCCGGGCAGCGCAGGCACGCTGCCCCAGCTGAAGTATGATAAAGATACAAATGACTTTGTCGAGGTGAAGTAG